A single window of Hyla sarda isolate aHylSar1 chromosome 2, aHylSar1.hap1, whole genome shotgun sequence DNA harbors:
- the MYCL gene encoding protein L-Myc isoform X1, with product MYGHVQIDPCYTLLVGPEEALPVLSHRSASVTKRCHPISVAPNLDSLPSGNFTLVNSCRTMDLGCYNTHYFYDVDFKEDFYRHIAPSEDIWKKFELVPGCPQSNSGCLGESGTEWGSEIMDLGWESPVKLSGLNSVVLLKDCMWSGFSTREHLEKVIHERFSYAPSRPASTTKPTPDPEVLEPPVTPAEQPAIVPAPVPEKISHSSGSESTSDSEEDEIDVVTVGKRKSYHGRQPVTLTVRADPLDTVTKLFHISIHQQQHNYAARLPPEPSTTPPPDCPSPAAEEPGEVSCPSVQPCSPIEPNSPTQSGGSDSEDLAKRKNHNYMERKRRNDLRSRFLALREEVPGLAHASKTPKVVVLSKATEYLQGLVSAEQHLLAEKLKLRTRRQQLLRRISQLKSC from the exons ATGTATGGCCATGTCCAAATAGACCCTTGTTACACTCTTCTGGTGGGTCCTGAAGAAGCCCTGCCAGTACTTTCCCATAGGTCAGCATCCGTTACTAAGCGTTGTCACCCCATCAGTGTTGCCCCAAATTTAGACAGCCTTCCCTCTGGTAACTTTACTCTTGTCAACTCTTGTAGGACAATGGATTTAGGGTGTTATAATACACACTACTTCTATGATGTGGACTTTAAAGAGGACTTCTATCGGCACATTGCTCCCAGTGAGGATATATGGAAAAAATTTGAGCTTGTACCAGGCTGCCCTCAATCGAACTCAGGATGCCTTGGAGAAAGCGGCACTGAATGGGGATCCGAGATAATGGATTTAGGATGGGAGTCTCCGGTGAAACTGTCTGGACTTAATTCTGTAGTTCTCCTGAAAGACTGTATGTGGAGTGGATTTTCAACCCGTGAACATCTGGAAAAAGTCATCCATGAACGGTTCTCGTATGCCCCTTCACGACCAGCAAGTACTACTAAACCTACCCCTGATCCTGAGGTCCTGGAGCCTCCTGTCACTCCTGCAGAGCAGCCTGCTATTGTTCCAGCTCCTGTTCCTGAAAAGATATCCCATTCCTCTGGATCTGAAAGTACAAGTGACTCTG AAGAGGATGAAATTGACGTTGTGACTGTGGGAAAAAGGAAATCTTATCACGGCCGTCAGCCAGTGACCTTAACAGTGAGAGCAGACCCACTAGATACTGTTACAAAACTCTTCCACATATCTATCCACCAACAGCAACATAACTACGCTGCACGCCTGCCCCCTGAGCCCAGTACTACCCCTCCACCGGACTGTCCATCTCCTGCTGCAGAAGAGCCTGGTGAAGTCAGCTGCCCTTCAGTGCAGCCCTGCAGCCCCATTGAACCTAACTCACCTACTCAGTCAGGAGGCTCGGACAGTGAGGACCTGGCCAAGCGAAAGAATCACAACTATATGGAGCGCAAAAGGAGGAACGATTTACGCTCACGATTCCTGGCACTTAGAGAAGAGGTGCCTGGTCTGGCCCATGCATCCAAAACTCCCAAAGTTGTAGTTCTGAGTAAAGCGACAGAGTACTTGCAAGGTTTGGTTAGTGCTGAACAACATCTTTTAGCAGAGAAACTAAAACTTCGTACTCGTCGCCAGCAGCTCTTGAGGAGAATTTCCCAGTTGAAGAGCTGTTAA
- the MYCL gene encoding protein L-Myc isoform X2 — MDLGCYNTHYFYDVDFKEDFYRHIAPSEDIWKKFELVPGCPQSNSGCLGESGTEWGSEIMDLGWESPVKLSGLNSVVLLKDCMWSGFSTREHLEKVIHERFSYAPSRPASTTKPTPDPEVLEPPVTPAEQPAIVPAPVPEKISHSSGSESTSDSEEDEIDVVTVGKRKSYHGRQPVTLTVRADPLDTVTKLFHISIHQQQHNYAARLPPEPSTTPPPDCPSPAAEEPGEVSCPSVQPCSPIEPNSPTQSGGSDSEDLAKRKNHNYMERKRRNDLRSRFLALREEVPGLAHASKTPKVVVLSKATEYLQGLVSAEQHLLAEKLKLRTRRQQLLRRISQLKSC, encoded by the exons ATGGATTTAGGGTGTTATAATACACACTACTTCTATGATGTGGACTTTAAAGAGGACTTCTATCGGCACATTGCTCCCAGTGAGGATATATGGAAAAAATTTGAGCTTGTACCAGGCTGCCCTCAATCGAACTCAGGATGCCTTGGAGAAAGCGGCACTGAATGGGGATCCGAGATAATGGATTTAGGATGGGAGTCTCCGGTGAAACTGTCTGGACTTAATTCTGTAGTTCTCCTGAAAGACTGTATGTGGAGTGGATTTTCAACCCGTGAACATCTGGAAAAAGTCATCCATGAACGGTTCTCGTATGCCCCTTCACGACCAGCAAGTACTACTAAACCTACCCCTGATCCTGAGGTCCTGGAGCCTCCTGTCACTCCTGCAGAGCAGCCTGCTATTGTTCCAGCTCCTGTTCCTGAAAAGATATCCCATTCCTCTGGATCTGAAAGTACAAGTGACTCTG AAGAGGATGAAATTGACGTTGTGACTGTGGGAAAAAGGAAATCTTATCACGGCCGTCAGCCAGTGACCTTAACAGTGAGAGCAGACCCACTAGATACTGTTACAAAACTCTTCCACATATCTATCCACCAACAGCAACATAACTACGCTGCACGCCTGCCCCCTGAGCCCAGTACTACCCCTCCACCGGACTGTCCATCTCCTGCTGCAGAAGAGCCTGGTGAAGTCAGCTGCCCTTCAGTGCAGCCCTGCAGCCCCATTGAACCTAACTCACCTACTCAGTCAGGAGGCTCGGACAGTGAGGACCTGGCCAAGCGAAAGAATCACAACTATATGGAGCGCAAAAGGAGGAACGATTTACGCTCACGATTCCTGGCACTTAGAGAAGAGGTGCCTGGTCTGGCCCATGCATCCAAAACTCCCAAAGTTGTAGTTCTGAGTAAAGCGACAGAGTACTTGCAAGGTTTGGTTAGTGCTGAACAACATCTTTTAGCAGAGAAACTAAAACTTCGTACTCGTCGCCAGCAGCTCTTGAGGAGAATTTCCCAGTTGAAGAGCTGTTAA